In the Streptomyces sp. WMMC940 genome, CGAGCTGGCGGTGTCCGGGTGGCTGGAAGCCGAGGGTGTCCCGGCGGTACGGGCCGCGGAGCCGGAGGCACGACTGGTCGAGGGCCATCCGGTGACGGTGTGGCACCGGCTGCCCGAGGCCGTGCGCCCTGCGGAACCACGTGATCTGGCTCCGTTGCTGCGCCGGGTGCACGGGCTGCCGGAGGCGCCGTTCGCACTGCCGGGGCGGCAACTGCTCGGGGGTGTGGAGCGCTGGCTGCGTCTGGCGGGCGACGCGATCGACCCGGCGGACGCGGCCTATCTGCGGGAGCGCCGGGACGGCTTCGCGGCCGCGGCCGCCGCCCTGACGCCGCACCTGCCGCGCGGGCCGATCCACGGCGACGCGCTCCCCCGCAACGTGCTCGTGGGGCCCGACGGTCCGGTCCTCGTCGACCTGGAGACCTTCTCCTCCGACCTGCGCGAGCACGACCTGGTCGTCCTGGCTCTCTCGCGCGACCGCTACGGGCTCGACCCGGCGGCGTACGACGCGTTCATCGACGCCTACGGGTGGGACGTCCGGGCGTGGGGCGGCTGCGCGGTCCTGCGCGGCGCCCGGGAGACGGCGAGCTGCGCCTGGGTGGCGCAGCACGCGCCCACGAACCCCCGTGCCCTCGCCGAGTTCCGCCGCCGTGTCGCGTCGCTGCGCGCGG is a window encoding:
- a CDS encoding phosphotransferase enzyme family protein — encoded protein: MDETRAREVLAAAGLPWTAELLGLGENAVFATGGIVVRIGRSAELLERAERELAVSGWLEAEGVPAVRAAEPEARLVEGHPVTVWHRLPEAVRPAEPRDLAPLLRRVHGLPEAPFALPGRQLLGGVERWLRLAGDAIDPADAAYLRERRDGFAAAAAALTPHLPRGPIHGDALPRNVLVGPDGPVLVDLETFSSDLREHDLVVLALSRDRYGLDPAAYDAFIDAYGWDVRAWGGCAVLRGARETASCAWVAQHAPTNPRALAEFRRRVASLRADDPEVRWHPF